Proteins co-encoded in one Methanomassiliicoccales archaeon genomic window:
- the metG gene encoding methionine--tRNA ligase → MAKYVVCTAWPYSNGVIHVGHVAGSLLPPDIFTKFLRIKGNDVLMVSGSDMHGTPVTVRAEKEGLSPDEVAERYHRMNLKAIEDLGITYSLFTKTHTENHFEVVHDIFLKLLEKGHLYKKQTMQYYCSDCDKFLPDRYVEGVCPKCNTKARGDQCEECGETFEPGDLQEPVCIHCGTMPDLRETEHYFFQLSAFQDRLIEWVSDKTWWKPNVQTFTQNWLEDGLEDRAITRDMSWGVSVPLEGWEDKVIYVWFEAVIGYFSACKEWSKLIGQPDKWKEYWKDTEVKHYYFLGKDNIPFHTIIWPAILMGYGGLNLAYDVPANEFLTFKGDKFSKSRGLNIDIPSILENFDADVVRYYLSANMPENRDADFSWEDFETRTNNELVATLGNYYHRVLSFTHKHFGEIPPFKGTDEERKKVMEEIISYRDEMDENLSACSFKKGLKAVMDLAQFGNRYFDSVAPWALIKEDKERCGTVLNLNLEIVKALAVMSYPFLPSSSERLWSFLGFEESVMEMGWDMIATPINDGQSLMIPKPLFAKVMIEREDMVFKDFEKLDLRVGKIKSSSNHPEAEKLLVLEVDIGEDITLVAGLKGYYELEDLVGKKIVVVSNLKPAKLRGIRSQGMLLAADQGDDVVLLTPAGDAKPGERVNSGMSSSSKRLDFQEFQKLTLRIGTASEGKADVGKDVSLKAPNDLAMPKKVALFMPSPDANSALALYTEGRVAITIDRDIGSGAKVR, encoded by the coding sequence ATGGCGAAATACGTGGTATGCACAGCATGGCCCTACTCCAATGGGGTCATTCATGTCGGGCATGTAGCCGGTTCACTCCTGCCTCCAGACATCTTCACCAAATTCCTTAGGATAAAAGGAAACGATGTCCTCATGGTCTCTGGTTCCGACATGCACGGAACCCCCGTCACTGTGAGGGCGGAGAAGGAGGGTCTCTCGCCCGACGAGGTTGCGGAGAGGTACCACCGCATGAACCTCAAGGCGATAGAGGACCTAGGCATCACATACAGCCTCTTCACCAAGACCCATACCGAAAACCATTTTGAAGTGGTACACGACATCTTCCTCAAGCTACTGGAGAAAGGACATCTATACAAGAAGCAGACCATGCAATACTACTGCTCGGACTGTGATAAGTTCCTTCCAGACCGATATGTCGAGGGAGTTTGCCCCAAGTGCAATACAAAGGCCAGGGGCGATCAATGCGAGGAATGCGGAGAGACATTTGAACCCGGTGATCTGCAGGAACCAGTTTGCATTCACTGCGGTACTATGCCCGATCTCAGGGAGACGGAGCACTATTTCTTCCAGTTGAGCGCCTTCCAGGACCGGCTTATAGAATGGGTTAGCGACAAGACCTGGTGGAAGCCCAATGTCCAGACATTCACTCAGAACTGGTTGGAGGATGGTCTAGAGGACCGCGCCATAACCAGGGATATGTCCTGGGGCGTTTCCGTTCCCTTGGAAGGATGGGAGGACAAGGTCATCTACGTATGGTTCGAGGCGGTCATAGGATATTTCTCAGCCTGCAAAGAGTGGTCCAAGCTCATAGGACAGCCTGACAAGTGGAAAGAGTACTGGAAGGATACAGAGGTGAAGCACTACTACTTCCTGGGCAAGGACAACATCCCTTTCCACACCATCATCTGGCCAGCGATCCTGATGGGTTATGGTGGTCTCAACCTCGCGTATGATGTGCCTGCCAACGAGTTCCTCACCTTCAAGGGGGACAAGTTCTCCAAGAGCCGCGGCCTCAACATCGACATCCCGAGTATCTTGGAGAACTTCGATGCGGACGTTGTTCGCTACTATCTCTCGGCAAATATGCCTGAGAACCGTGACGCGGATTTCTCCTGGGAGGACTTCGAGACCCGTACAAACAACGAGCTCGTGGCAACCCTGGGTAACTACTATCACCGTGTTCTGAGCTTCACGCACAAGCATTTCGGGGAGATTCCTCCCTTCAAAGGTACCGATGAGGAGAGGAAGAAGGTCATGGAGGAGATAATCTCCTATCGGGACGAAATGGACGAGAACCTCTCCGCCTGCAGTTTCAAGAAAGGCCTCAAAGCCGTCATGGACCTGGCCCAATTCGGTAACAGGTACTTCGATTCGGTAGCACCTTGGGCGTTGATCAAGGAGGACAAAGAGCGCTGTGGGACCGTTCTGAATCTTAATCTGGAGATCGTGAAGGCTCTGGCGGTCATGAGCTATCCTTTCCTTCCCTCCTCATCCGAGAGGCTTTGGTCCTTCCTGGGATTCGAGGAGAGCGTCATGGAGATGGGATGGGACATGATCGCCACCCCGATCAATGATGGGCAGTCTCTTATGATCCCCAAGCCGCTCTTCGCCAAGGTAATGATAGAGAGGGAGGATATGGTCTTCAAGGATTTCGAGAAGCTGGACCTCAGAGTGGGTAAGATCAAGTCGTCAAGCAACCATCCAGAAGCGGAGAAGTTACTGGTGCTGGAAGTCGATATCGGTGAGGACATCACATTGGTAGCTGGATTGAAAGGCTACTACGAGCTAGAGGATCTGGTAGGAAAGAAGATCGTGGTGGTATCCAACCTGAAGCCCGCGAAGCTGAGAGGCATCAGATCACAAGGCATGCTTCTAGCTGCTGACCAAGGAGATGACGTTGTGCTGCTCACACCTGCTGGCGACGCCAAGCCAGGTGAGCGGGTGAACAGTGGAATGTCGTCATCGTCCAAGAGATTGGATTTTCAGGAATTCCAGAAGCTCACTCTTCGCATAGGCACCGCTTCCGAAGGTAAGGCAGATGTGGGAAAAGATGTCTCACTCAAGGCACCGAATGATCTGGCGATGCCCAAGAAAGTAGCCCTGTTCATGCCCTCTCCCGATGCTAACAGCGCCCTCGCTCTGTACACTGAGGGAAGGGTGGCAATTACTATCGACCGTGATATTGGCAGCGGGGCAAAGGTCAGATGA
- a CDS encoding ribosome biogenesis/translation initiation ATPase RLI: MRIAVVLKDRCQPKKCNLECIKYCPKVRTGVEVVKLGEKGKPDISEELCVGCGICVHKCPFDAVKIIGLPDELEGEIVHQYSKNGFRLYRLPVPKSGMVTGILGPNGIGKSTSIGLLSGSEIPNLGLYENPPTREEVLDHFSGTELHDYLERVFAGDVRTSLKPQYVDKLPSVHNGNVRELLERIEERMTVGQVAGLLDLEEALDRELGKLSGGELQRVALAASIMKDAEVYFFDEPSSYLDIYQRMKVARLIKKLSEEKQVMVIEHDLAILDFLADNTYLVYGSEGAFGVFAHPRQVRTAINAYLDGYLREENIRFRDNKIEFHTHPPKSEWDTATLIEFGNFGVEFPNFSLMVDPGEIKIGESVGVVGPNAIGKTTFVKVLAGVLEPSFGTLESGIKVSYKPQYITPDFDGTVRELFHCYVKEFFDSGFFQTEVEHPLSLKHLLEKNVTTLSGGELQRVAIALCLARDADLYLLDEPSAYLDSSQRMNAAKTIRRVMEKRGRSALVVDHDTYFLDMVSDSMMVFSGEPGEGGVGRGPFDMRTGMNMFLKEVDVTFRRDNDTQRPRINKPDSRLDKEQKSKGEYYYSS; the protein is encoded by the coding sequence ATGCGCATAGCGGTGGTGCTCAAGGACCGATGTCAACCCAAGAAGTGCAACCTTGAGTGCATCAAGTACTGTCCCAAGGTGAGGACTGGAGTGGAAGTCGTCAAGCTGGGTGAGAAGGGGAAGCCCGACATCTCGGAGGAGCTCTGCGTAGGATGTGGCATCTGCGTTCACAAGTGTCCGTTCGATGCGGTCAAGATCATTGGCCTTCCTGACGAGCTGGAAGGAGAGATCGTCCACCAGTACAGCAAGAACGGTTTTCGTTTATACCGTTTGCCAGTGCCCAAATCGGGCATGGTCACCGGCATCCTCGGACCCAACGGTATCGGGAAGAGTACCTCGATCGGATTGCTTTCCGGATCGGAGATCCCCAATCTTGGACTTTACGAAAACCCACCAACCAGGGAGGAGGTGCTTGATCACTTCAGTGGCACCGAACTCCACGATTACCTGGAGAGAGTATTCGCCGGGGATGTGCGCACTTCGTTGAAGCCGCAGTACGTAGACAAACTGCCCTCGGTGCACAACGGTAATGTACGGGAGCTACTGGAGAGGATCGAGGAGCGCATGACAGTCGGACAGGTCGCTGGGCTATTGGACCTCGAGGAAGCTTTGGACAGAGAGCTGGGGAAGCTCTCGGGAGGAGAGCTTCAGCGGGTCGCTCTAGCTGCCAGCATCATGAAGGATGCAGAGGTGTATTTCTTCGACGAGCCCTCGTCCTACCTGGATATCTATCAGAGGATGAAGGTGGCCCGCCTCATAAAGAAACTCAGTGAGGAAAAGCAGGTGATGGTGATCGAACACGACCTCGCCATTCTCGACTTCCTAGCGGACAACACGTACCTCGTATACGGATCTGAAGGGGCGTTCGGGGTGTTCGCACATCCACGCCAGGTGAGAACCGCCATTAATGCCTATCTCGACGGATACCTCAGGGAGGAGAACATCAGGTTCCGTGACAACAAGATCGAATTCCACACCCATCCTCCGAAGAGTGAGTGGGATACCGCGACTCTGATCGAGTTCGGGAATTTTGGAGTGGAGTTCCCCAATTTCTCGCTCATGGTCGACCCTGGAGAGATCAAGATCGGCGAATCCGTCGGAGTTGTGGGACCTAACGCCATAGGAAAGACCACCTTCGTTAAAGTACTGGCAGGGGTGTTGGAACCATCCTTTGGAACGCTGGAGAGCGGTATCAAGGTGAGTTACAAACCACAGTACATCACGCCCGATTTCGATGGCACTGTGAGGGAGCTATTCCACTGCTACGTTAAGGAGTTCTTCGATTCTGGATTCTTCCAGACCGAGGTCGAACATCCTCTTTCCCTCAAACACCTGCTGGAGAAGAACGTGACGACTCTATCCGGCGGAGAGCTACAGAGGGTGGCCATCGCACTTTGCCTGGCTAGAGACGCAGACCTCTATCTCCTTGACGAGCCCTCGGCGTACCTGGACTCAAGCCAGAGGATGAACGCGGCCAAGACCATTCGCAGAGTCATGGAGAAGAGGGGGAGGAGCGCTCTGGTAGTAGATCACGACACCTACTTCTTGGACATGGTATCCGATTCCATGATGGTCTTCTCGGGTGAACCGGGGGAGGGTGGTGTAGGAAGAGGACCGTTCGACATGCGTACTGGGATGAACATGTTCCTCAAAGAAGTGGATGTCACCTTCCGCAGGGACAACGACACCCAGAGGCCAAGGATTAACAAGCCCGATTCCAGGCTGGACAAGGAGCAGAAGTCGAAAGGCGAGTACTACTATTCGAGCTGA
- a CDS encoding DedA family protein gives MGIIEIVATFIKDVILALGYPGIVLLMGLESMVLPIPSEVVMPFAGWLAFEGEMDWIIASIAGTIGCTLGSLVAYYIGYYGGRPLILRYGRYVLLQEKHLDSAERWFRKYGATAVFFTRLLPVLRTFVSIPAGIARMNVVTFTILTTLGSAIWCFALTYAGYLLGPDWEAILAFFEPFEVLIIVAAVVLVVYYFFYYRKRNVSEESKDEPQLE, from the coding sequence ATGGGGATCATCGAGATCGTGGCCACCTTCATCAAGGACGTCATCCTTGCGCTGGGTTACCCTGGTATCGTCCTATTGATGGGGCTGGAGAGCATGGTCCTGCCCATTCCCAGCGAGGTGGTGATGCCGTTTGCCGGCTGGCTCGCCTTCGAAGGCGAGATGGATTGGATCATCGCCTCCATAGCTGGGACCATAGGATGCACCTTGGGGTCCCTGGTCGCCTACTATATCGGATACTACGGCGGACGTCCCCTGATCCTCAGGTACGGGAGGTACGTACTGCTGCAGGAGAAGCACCTGGATTCCGCGGAGAGATGGTTCAGGAAGTATGGAGCTACAGCGGTCTTCTTCACCCGCCTTCTTCCGGTCCTGCGAACATTCGTATCCATACCGGCCGGGATCGCTAGGATGAACGTGGTCACCTTCACGATACTTACCACGCTGGGATCGGCCATATGGTGTTTTGCTCTCACCTATGCGGGATATCTTCTTGGTCCGGATTGGGAGGCCATATTGGCCTTCTTCGAGCCATTCGAAGTGCTGATAATCGTTGCAGCTGTGGTGCTGGTCGTGTACTACTTCTTCTATTACAGAAAGAGAAATGTCAGCGAGGAATCAAAGGACGAGCCTCAGCTCGAATAG
- a CDS encoding FprA family A-type flavoprotein has protein sequence MAEDVHWVGAIDWNLRNFHGYTTPRGSSYNAYLITDNKNILIDSVKTTVFSQLLERVSSVIDPSEIDLIISNHTEMDHSGTLMRMQDLSGAEILASNKGREGLSMHFPKLKVKAVEDLQEIETGTRTVRFIETPMLHWPDSMFSFLVEDGILFSMDGFGQHLASEKRFDDEVNNCILMYEAAKYYANILMPFGKKFLNTLEKVKDLDIKMLACSHGLIWRSGIQDIVGSYVSWANGVTKEKAVVVYDTMWNSTKMMAEDIAEGIASKGMEVLVFRMSDTDRSMVMKEILDARAVVMGSPTINNCLFPSMADVATYMKGLRPKGKLGAAFGSYGWGGGAVKELRDHMEKGGLVMPFDDLQMKYRPSDEQRAQCFEYGQVIGERMVDWEGQ, from the coding sequence ATAGCGGAAGATGTACATTGGGTCGGGGCAATAGATTGGAATCTCAGGAACTTCCATGGATACACCACTCCCAGGGGAAGTTCGTACAACGCCTACCTTATCACTGACAACAAGAATATTCTCATCGATTCTGTGAAGACCACGGTCTTCAGCCAGCTTCTGGAGAGGGTATCCTCGGTAATAGATCCATCAGAGATAGACCTGATAATCTCAAACCACACGGAGATGGATCACTCCGGAACTCTGATGAGGATGCAGGACTTGAGCGGGGCGGAAATCCTGGCCTCAAATAAGGGGAGGGAAGGCCTCTCCATGCACTTCCCCAAGCTAAAGGTCAAGGCGGTGGAGGATCTCCAGGAGATCGAAACTGGAACAAGGACCGTTAGGTTCATCGAAACGCCCATGCTCCATTGGCCTGACTCCATGTTCTCCTTCCTTGTGGAGGATGGTATCCTGTTCTCGATGGATGGTTTCGGTCAGCACTTGGCCTCGGAGAAGAGGTTCGACGATGAGGTGAATAATTGCATACTCATGTACGAGGCGGCCAAATACTACGCAAATATCCTGATGCCCTTCGGCAAGAAGTTCCTGAATACACTGGAAAAGGTCAAGGACCTTGACATCAAGATGCTGGCGTGCTCTCACGGTCTCATTTGGAGAAGCGGGATCCAGGATATCGTTGGCTCATATGTATCATGGGCGAATGGAGTGACCAAGGAGAAGGCGGTGGTGGTGTACGACACCATGTGGAACTCCACCAAGATGATGGCCGAGGACATTGCGGAGGGTATCGCCTCCAAGGGAATGGAGGTCCTGGTCTTCAGGATGTCGGACACCGACAGGAGCATGGTCATGAAGGAGATTCTGGATGCTAGGGCTGTTGTGATGGGTTCCCCCACGATAAACAACTGCCTTTTTCCATCGATGGCAGACGTTGCCACCTACATGAAGGGGCTCAGACCCAAAGGAAAGCTTGGCGCGGCCTTCGGCTCCTATGGATGGGGCGGAGGGGCTGTGAAGGAGCTAAGGGACCACATGGAGAAGGGAGGCTTGGTGATGCCCTTCGATGATCTCCAGATGAAGTACAGGCCCAGTGACGAACAAAGGGCTCAGTGCTTCGAATACGGGCAGGTTATCGGGGAAAGGATGGTCGATTGGGAAGGACAATAA
- a CDS encoding desulfoferrodoxin FeS4 iron-binding domain-containing protein: MTEVGEVYECEVCGNVVKVVEAGGGTLVCCGEDMVLRS; the protein is encoded by the coding sequence TTGACTGAGGTAGGTGAAGTTTACGAGTGCGAGGTCTGCGGGAACGTTGTAAAGGTGGTCGAGGCCGGGGGTGGAACCCTGGTTTGCTGCGGCGAGGACATGGTTTTAAGGAGCTGA